The genomic interval TGCATGAATTTAGAATTTTTCTTGCGATACTGTTTTTATGTGTCATTGTCTTTTCGGTTTTATTTGTATTTATTTCATCTAAATATATCGTGCATCCCGTTGTTCAGTTAAAGGAAGCGGCGCGTAAAATAGGGAATCAGAGCGGTTATCAGACACAAGTAAGACGTAAAGATGAAATTGGTGTATTGGCACATGAAATGAATGTGATGAGCGCGAAAATATTGCATCATGAAGAAATGAATCAACGTTTTGTTGCGAATGTCAGTCATGAAATCCAGTCACCGATAACAAATTTACTTGGACAAATTAAACAATTAAGACAAACGAAAGACTTTAGTTTATTAGATGACATTGAGCACCAGTCACAACGATTAAGTGGATTGACGAAACAGTTGCTGATGCTTGCGTCTCTTGAGAAGACAGGCACTACAATCGAAAAAGAACATTTCGGCGGGAAAACACTTATACAGGAAGTTATACGTAATCACATGTACGCCCTTGATCAAAAAGAAATTTTTGTCACAACAAAACTTAAAGATATCGAAATACTTGGGCATCGTGATTTATGTTATCAAATGATAAGCAATTTACTTTCTAATGCGATTAAATACAGCCCTGAAGATACTCAAATTAAGTTTGAATTAGGAGAAGAAACGTACAAATATATCAAAATTTCAGATGAAGGTTACGGTATGTCTGATAAAACTAAGGAACTATTGTTTGAAAGGTTTTATAAAGCGGAAGTACATGAAGATAAAGTGCCATCTAACGGTCTTGGAATGGCAATTGTTAAAGAGATTGCTGATTTGCATAGCTTTGAAATAGAAGTAGAGAGCGAACTCAATAAAGGAACGACAATTAAAATTGTATTAAATGAAGCACAATAAAAATGAGAATTCCCACTTTTATTGTGCTTTTCTTATGCTTCAATATTTAATATTGTCCTCGTAAACCATTTTTCAATTTCCACGACAATAAATACGAACAATCCAATACCAATTGGAATGAGCCAATAATGTAGTTCTAGAGGTGCAGTTTTCAATATGCGATTGAAAATTGGAACGTAAGTAATAACGATTTCAAGAATTATAAGGATAGCTGTTATTAAGAATGCCATTTTGTTTTTAAAGAAATCTCGATTGATTGCAAATTGATTTAAGTCGCGACAATTATATAAATGGAATATTAATGCGAAAACTAAAGATTGAAGTGTGATTGTATTAACAACACTGTGCGCCAGTTGATGTGTTTCTAGATAAAAATTTACAGTAAGAATTGCGCCGGCAACCAATAATGATACTAATAATATGCGTACTAAAAAGTAAGTGCCCAGTAATGGTTTTTGTTTCTGTCTTGGTGGTCTTAACATTGCACCATTCTCTAATGGTTCAAAAGCTAATGCAAATGATATTGTTACGGCCATGACCATATTTACCCATAAAACTTGCACTGGTGTTAAAGGAATTGATATACCAAATAAAATGGCAGCCATTATTAATAAACCTTGTGAACCGTTTGTAGGTAATATAAAGAGTATTGTTTTCTTTAAATTGTCATAAACTCTGCGACCTTCCTTTACAGCATCAACAATAGTATCAAAATTGTCATTAACTAAAATCATACGGGCAGCATCCTTGGATACTTCAGTACCTTTAATGCCCATAGCTACTCCGATATCGGCTCTTTTTAATGCAGGTGCATCGTTTACACCATCACCGGTCATAGAAACGATTTGATCATGGTGTTGTAGTGCACGAACAAGCTGTAGTTTATTCTCAGGACTCGTACGTGCGAATACATGATGTGTAGTTGCAGCTTCATAAATCTCTTCATCATTCATTTGATCAAGGTCCTGTCCTAAAACTGCATGTTTACCATCACCAATACCGAGTTGCTTTCCGATCGCCATGGCCGTCGCTTTATGATCTCCTGTTATCATCTTTACGGTTATTCCTGCTTTTTGACATTCCTGAACTGCATGTTTAGACGATTCACGTGGTGGATCGATAATGCCGGCAAGTCCAAGCATTATAATACCTTTGTTTAAGTCATCATGAGAGAGCGATTCATAGTCATCAGATACATCTTTATATCCAGCTGCAATGAGACGCTTACCCATTGAAGCAACATCATCAATAGAAGATTCCCATTTACTTCGTATAGCGTCATTCATTTCGGTGCGTGCGAGTATTCTATCAGGAGCACCCTTAATATATATTCGTTTTTGATGATTTTCTAATACAAGGTAGGCCATATATTTATACTTTGAATCAAATGGAATTTTGTCGAGAATTTCAATATTATTTAATGGTTCTTTATATTTATTACTAAGTGTCATTAAACATCCTTCAGTTGGATCACCTGTGATATAGTAATGACCGTCTTTATTTTGGGCAAGATGTGATTCGTTAACTGTTTTAACACATGTAATAAACTTATGAAGTGTAGACTCATCATGTTTGCATGTATTGAGTGCACGTATTTCTCCGTTTGGTGCATAACCTGTACCAGTAACTTCATAAGTACAATTTGGAAGTATTAAATCTGTTACAGTCATTTCATTTTTCGTGAGTGTGCCTGTTTTATCTGTGCAGATTACTGAAACGGCACCAAGCGTCTCAACGGAGGGTAAGTTTTTTACGATTGCTTGTTTTTTCGCCATTGATTGCACACCAAATGCCAATATGATGGAAATTACTGCAGGTAACCCTTCAGGTATTGCACCGACAGCTAGTGCGATAACAGACAGAAGTAGGTCAACGATATCGTAATCACGAACGATGACACCAAATATAAATATAAAAATGGATAATACAACAATTGCGACACTTACGCGTTTTCCGAATTGTGATGTCTGTTGCATTAATGGTGTTATTGTTGAATCCATTTGATGCATCGCGGTATTAATCTTACCGATTTCAGTATGTTCTCCTATTGCAACAACAACACCTTTACCTGATCCGGAAGTGATGGAAGTACCCGAATAAGCCATGTTTTTTCGATCACCAAGTGGTGCGGCACTATAAATTGCATTAGTATGCTTCTTAACTGGAAGTGATTCTCCGGTAAGTGCAGATTCTTCTATGTTTAATGCATTTGTTTCTATAAGACGAACATCAGCAGGTACTTTTGCGCCGGCTGCAAGTACGACGATATCGCCAATAACAATGTCTTCTGAAGGAATCGTTAAATGTTTGCCATTTCTAATTACAATCGCTTCGTTTGTCATCATATTGCGAATACTATCGAGTGCTTTTTCAGACTTAGCCTCCTGGATATAACCGATAAGTGCGTTTATTATCGTAACCATCAAGATTACAGCCATATCAAGAAAGTGTCCGAGTAAGCCTGTAATGATAGCAGCTAATAAAAGGACATAAATTAAAAAGTCGTTGAAGTGCGAGAGAAATTTAAGTATGTTTGATTGGCGCTGTTTCTGTGGTAATGTGTTTTTACCGTGTGTATTCTGCAGTTTTTGTATATTTTCTTCCGATATGCCTGACTTGCTACTATTAAGTGAACTTAACACATCTTTAAAATTAAATGTATGCCATTTGTCATTCATATAAACCACCCTTTGTAGATATCTTACTTTTATGGTAACTTAAATGACTTAATAATACGAATAAAGTAGAGCAACCTCAGAGTATAAAAATACTCTGAGGTTGGTTTACTTTTCATTTTTTAGCATGTCTAATGCTTTGTCTAAGTCTGCTTTATCTTCATCAGATATTGTTGGAAATTCAGGTTTCAATTGTTTAATTGTATCGATCATCACTTCCGTTACAATTTGGCGTGTGTGCCATTCATCATCAGCTGGGAGAACATACCACGGGCTGTGCTCAGTCGAGGTCTCTTCCAGCATTTCTTTAAAGATTGCTTGATAATCATCCCAATATTGACGTTCTTTCACATCATTGAAGGAAAATTCCCAGTTTTTCTCTGGGTTTGTCATGCGTTCTATTAGTCGGTTACGTTGTTCTTCGTAAGTCATATTAAAGAAGAACTTAATTACTATAAATCCATTTTCCGTTAAATATCGTTCATAATCATTGATTTGTCTGTAACGCGTATGCCATATATTCTTCTCTTCGGCACTATCAGGTGTTTCTTTTGCTTCAACTAAATCGTGAATGCGAGGTGCGAGTACATCTTCGTAATATGAGCGATTAAGAATACCGATCTGGCCACGTTCAGGCAGGCCTTCATGAAAGCGCCATAAGTAATCGTGTTTTCTCTCTGTTTCGTTTGGTTTCCCGAAAGAAGTTGTTTTTAATCCTTGTGCACTTAAATTTGAGAAAATATAGCTAATAACTTCATCTTTACCGGCAGCGTCAAGCGCCTGTAGTACAACTAATATGCCATTTTCTTCTGCTGCGTGCAGCTTTAAATGCAATGTATGAAGTTCGTCAGTCAGTTTTGGTATTATATTATTTTTTATATCGTCATTCTTTGATTTTTTATTCTCAGATGAAGGATAATTTTTAAATGAAAATGATGAATCGTAATGCACTTTGTATTTGTTAATATCCATATCGTTCCTCCTTTATGTTTATACTTTTATACCCTTCTATAACGTTAAAAAACAAAGTTATATATATGGTGATTTTAAAATGATTTTGATTTTTTGAAATGTATACTGTATTATCAAACCATTATTAAATTGAAAGGGTACGATATGGAATTTATTAAAAACATGTTTAAACGTTCGAAATTACAGTGGTTTATATACAGTTTGATTTTAAGCTTATGTATCGGAGCGATTACATTCACGCTTAATAATGACGCGCTCTATAAACAAACAATTGCAAAGGTTAATAATGTAGAACTTATATCAAAAACGCACACGGTAGATGCAAACCACCGTGAAGATACTGTATATACGCAAATTGTTGAACTAAAAGGTACGAATCACAAGCATAAAGGTGAGGCGTTCGTAATTACGAATACATATACGAAAAGTAGCGCTTATGATGAGCAGTATAAAGAAGGACAGAAAGTATTTATAAAAGCTGGAGATAGACCACAAATTATAGGTGAGAAAAGGGATACAGTTTTAGTGAGTGCGCTTTCTGTATTTACATTATTACTAATTATTGTGGTTGGTAAGAAAGGGTTTTATTCATTAATCAGTTTGACGCTAAATTTATGTATTACGTTATTTGTATTTAATTTCTATTTATCCCATAAACATATTCCGATGATACTAATAGCGCTTGTCGCAGTAGTATTATGTACGATACTTACGCTCACATTAATCAATGGATTTACGAGGAAAACATGGATTGCGATTATTAGTACACTTGCAGCCACTTTAGTGACGTTACTCGTCGTGCAAAGTACGATATATTTAACTTCAGCTGAAGGTATTCGCTATGAGACGATGTCTTACTTGACGATTCCACCGAAGAAAGTATTCTTAACGACTATTCTTATCGGAACGCTTGGAGCTGTTATGGATATAGCGATCACAATAACATCATCGCTACATGAAATTAAAGTAACACAGCCGTTTTCGAATACGAAGTCATTGCGAGCATCAGGGTATGAAATCGGAAAGGACATTATCGGTCCGATGACAAATATTTTATTATTTGCATATTTGAGTAGTGCGATGCCGATTATTATATTGTATTTAGCGAATCATTCACTTATATTCCAGACGTTTAGTTTACATTGGTCGCTTGAACTTGCTCGAGCTGTATCAGGTAGTATCGGTATCGTACTTGCTATACCGATTACGGTATGGATAGCGAGCACGATGCTTGGGGGGGGGGAGGTGAATCTAAAGCATGAAAACTTTAACATTACTTATTATTATATTATTTGTACTAATGGCAATTGTCGGACGCAAAAACGGAATAAAAGCTTTTCTTGCAATATTTATAAACATGTTCATGTTGGCACTTGCAGTACTTTCTGTTGTGCTCAATGTGAATGTCATATTAGTAGCACTTTGCTTCAGCATCATAATGGCTTTATTTAATATATTAATTATTAATAAGTATAACAATGTTAGTATTTCCGCTTTAATTTCAACATTCGTTACGTTTATTATTTCACTAATTTTTATATATGCGGTGACGAAATTCGGAATGATTCAAGGATTCCCGATGGAAGATGGAGAAGAGATTGCAACGTACTCATTACGTATAGGCGTATCGTTCTTTAATGTCATGCTCTTTGTCATTATGATTAGCGTGTTAGGGGCGATTATTGACTTGTCTGTATCTATTGCATCAAGTATGGAATACATATATTTAAATGAACCGCACTTAACACGTAGTGAACTGTATCGTTCCGGACTGAATGTTGCGAAAGATATATTAAGCACGACTACAAACACGTTATACTTTGCCTATTTAGGTACGGGGATGACATTGATGATCTGGTTTAAGAATGTAGGCTATTCATTTGAACAAATTATTAATTCTAAAGTGTTTTCCCAGGAAATATTAATGATTATTTCTGGAGGAGTTGCGGTTGCAATTGCAATTCCTGTAACGTGTTTAACAGCGAGTTATATTATTTACCATCAATTAGTAAAGCGCAGCGTGTAAATCACGCTGCGCTTTATTATTTCAACCCGTTATGAATGGTTTTTATATTATGCTCCATCATTTTATAATAACTGTCTCCATCTGTACCCTTTTGACCGATAGAGTCTGTATAGACCTCACCATAAATCGGTGTTTTAGTCATTTCGCTGAGTGACTGCATGCTACGTTTATCGACGCTCGTTTCGACGAATAAAGATTTAACGTCATGATTTTTGACAAAGTTTATCGCTTGCTTCATCTGTTCTGGTGTACCTTGTTTTTCCGTATTAATCTCCCATATGTAAGCATGACTCAAATCATAATCTCGACTGAAGTACTTGAACGCGCCTTCACTCGTAATGAGATGACGTTTTGACTTTGGAATATCATTGAATTTATCTTTATACTGTGTGCTTAATGCAGTTAAGCGTTTCGTGTATTGCTCCATATTATGATGGTACGCTTTTGAATGTTTTTTATCTGCTTTCTCTAGCGCACTAGCGATATTTTTACTGTAAAGAATACCGTTATCAATACTTAACCATGCATGTGGATCAATCGCATTATCGTCATGATGTGCCTTTAAGAAAATTTTCTTAACACCATTACTCACAGCAATAACATTGTCATCGCCTAATTTCTTACCACCTTGTTTTAATGCTTTTTGAAACCATCCGCTTGAAGTCTCTAAATTCAGCCCATTAAACAATACGACGTCAGCATCAGTAATAGCTTTAATATCTTTCGGTTTTACTTCATAGTCGTGCGGATCCTGTCCGATAGGTACGATATTAGTGACAACTGCATGATCACCTGCAATTGATTTCGTCATATCGTAAATAATGGAGTTTGATGTTACGATTTTAATTTTTCCTTCAGTTTTATCTTGCGCACATGCACTTAATAAAAATGCTGCCAGTGCAAAGAAAACAATGATTTTTGAGAAAATTTTTGTGTTCATAAATTTCATCCTTTCGTTATGAATCGTTTTTTTGTTTGATTGAGTGTAAATATTACGAGATAGATTAATGTTGCGATAATCACGATGCATGCACCACTTGGAACGTTCAGTATATAACTGATATATATACCGGTAACTGCACTGAATAATCCGAATGTCGCAGATAAAAGCATCATCTTGTGTAAGCTTTTAGAAATTAAATATGCGCTTGATGCAGGTGTAATCAACATTGCAACGACAAGAATAATGCCTATTGTTTGTAAGCTGACGACTGTAATAAGTGCTAGCATTATCATTACAGTGTAATGCCAGAATGCGGGGTTAATGCCATTCATTCTACTGAAGACCGGATCGAACGTCGTTAACTTAAGTTGTCTATAAGAGACAATGATAATGATGAGTACAGCGAGACTAACAAAAAGTGTTGTGTACATTGCTTCTTTCGTTACCGTAAGGATATCTCCGAATAATATATGGTATAAATTTGTCGTCGTTTCCATCATGCTGATCATTACGACACCGATAGAGAAGAATAGCGTAAATGCTATGCCAATCGCAGCATCTTTTTTTGTTTTAGATCGGTCTGTTATTGCCCCGATAAATAGACTCGTTAAGAGACCGGTGAATAATGCACCGATAAACATTGGTATATGTAATAGAAAGCTTAATGCAACACCTGGCAATACAGCGTGACTCATCGCATCACCCATTAAACTTAATCCGCGTAATATGATAAGACAGCCTACTACACCTGCTGCGATTCCGACAATCGCTGCTGTAATTAATGCACGTGATAAGAATGGATAGTTTGAGATTTCAGCAATAAAACTCATTTAAACACCTCCCTGAACGAAATATGTCTGTTTAATGTTATCGTCAGTAAGTATGCTTTCAGTAGGACCTTGGGCAATAATTTCTTTGTTCAGTAAAATGCACTCATCAAACAATTCAGGAGCTGACCTTAAATCATGATGCACAATAAAGATGAGTTTTTGATTTGATTTTAATTTGAAGATACAATCTTTAATGATTTCGTAACTTTTGAAGTCAATACCAACAAAAGGCTCATCCAGAAAGTAAATATCCTTTTCCTCCATAAGGCTTCTTGCGATCAATACGCGCTGTAACTGGCCGCCACTTAAATCACTGATCAGTTTATGCTGAATATCATTTAATTCCATCAACGTCATTAATTCATTCACCTTTTTATTATCCGCACGATACTTCATTAAAGGGGATGGGGATAAACCGGATCTAATCGTATCAATAACAGTGATAGGAAATTCGATATCTATAGATGATTTCTGAGGAATATAGGCACAACGTGTAAGTTGCTTATTTAATGGTTTATTATCAACATACACCGATCCAGTTGAGCGAATAAAACTAAGCATACTTTTAAATAATGTAGACTTCCCGGCGCCATTCGGACCTAAAACTCCTATAAGCTTTCCTGTTAATTGTTGTGTATAATTAATGTTACGAAGAATATGACGACCATCTATAAAAACGTTTAAATTATTGATTGAAAGCATAGACAACACCTTTTATATTATATTAAAAATAATTTTAGGTAAACCTAAACTATATTTAATATAATACTGAAAAAATCATAAATCAATGGGAAAGTTTGAATAAAATGTGAATACTGGAGGGAAATGCATGTTAACTGAAGAGAAAGAGGATTATTTAAAATGTATTTATCATAATAATGGTTTGAATGAATATGTTTCCAATAAAAAAATTGCAACACATCTTGGGATCAAGCCACCCTCTGTAACAGAGATGACGAATCGATTAGAAAAAGAGGGGTATATTACAACTAAACCTTATAAAGGGGCAAGGCTGACAGAAGTTGGAGAGAAAGAAGTTGCCAGAATTGTAAAACGTCATCGCTTAATTGAATGCTTTTTAATAGAATCGTTAGGCTATCGCTGGGATGAAGTTCATATGGAAGCGGAAGTGCTCGAACACCGTGTATCAGATTTATTTATAGAACGCCTCGATGAGATGCTCTGTTATCCTGAATATTGTCCGCATGGTGCATTAATTCCAAGAGAGAGCTTGCAGGAAGAAGAACTTCATATGGTTACCGAACTAAATGCAGGTGATTCATTTATTCTTTCAAAAGTTCATGATGAAGTGGCGTTGTTATCGTATTTATACGAGAATGATATAAAGATTAACGATAGGTTGAGAATTGATTCGATTGATGAAGCGAATCAAATTATGTATTTGAATAAAGGTGATAAGTCTGTAAGTCTGAGTATGGATAATGCCAAAAAATTATATTATAAATAACAAAAGCGCCGAACCGCATGCAGTTCGGCGTTCATTATTATCCTTTTATTTCATTTCTGCTTCCATTTAAATATGCATAAACAAGTCCTACAAAGATTCCGCCTCCGATATAGTTACCGATATAAGCGAAAACAATGTTTTTCAGAACATCGATCCATGATAATGCATCAATATTATAGAACATCATTCCTGCAAATAACCCTGCATTATAAACAACGTGTTCGTATGCCATAAATACGAAAATTACAACACCGACACCGATAAAGAACACTTTCGCGAGTGCTTCTTTACATTGAAGTGAAATATAAATTCCGATATTAATAAAGAAGTTAGCAAAAATCCCTTTTATTAAAATTGTAAGCCACGTAGAATCAATTGTTTTTGCATTAACTGTTTT from Macrococcus armenti carries:
- a CDS encoding metal-dependent transcriptional regulator; this translates as MLTEEKEDYLKCIYHNNGLNEYVSNKKIATHLGIKPPSVTEMTNRLEKEGYITTKPYKGARLTEVGEKEVARIVKRHRLIECFLIESLGYRWDEVHMEAEVLEHRVSDLFIERLDEMLCYPEYCPHGALIPRESLQEEELHMVTELNAGDSFILSKVHDEVALLSYLYENDIKINDRLRIDSIDEANQIMYLNKGDKSVSLSMDNAKKLYYK
- a CDS encoding metal ABC transporter ATP-binding protein; this translates as MLSINNLNVFIDGRHILRNINYTQQLTGKLIGVLGPNGAGKSTLFKSMLSFIRSTGSVYVDNKPLNKQLTRCAYIPQKSSIDIEFPITVIDTIRSGLSPSPLMKYRADNKKVNELMTLMELNDIQHKLISDLSGGQLQRVLIARSLMEEKDIYFLDEPFVGIDFKSYEIIKDCIFKLKSNQKLIFIVHHDLRSAPELFDECILLNKEIIAQGPTESILTDDNIKQTYFVQGGV
- a CDS encoding HAD-IC family P-type ATPase translates to MNDKWHTFNFKDVLSSLNSSKSGISEENIQKLQNTHGKNTLPQKQRQSNILKFLSHFNDFLIYVLLLAAIITGLLGHFLDMAVILMVTIINALIGYIQEAKSEKALDSIRNMMTNEAIVIRNGKHLTIPSEDIVIGDIVVLAAGAKVPADVRLIETNALNIEESALTGESLPVKKHTNAIYSAAPLGDRKNMAYSGTSITSGSGKGVVVAIGEHTEIGKINTAMHQMDSTITPLMQQTSQFGKRVSVAIVVLSIFIFIFGVIVRDYDIVDLLLSVIALAVGAIPEGLPAVISIILAFGVQSMAKKQAIVKNLPSVETLGAVSVICTDKTGTLTKNEMTVTDLILPNCTYEVTGTGYAPNGEIRALNTCKHDESTLHKFITCVKTVNESHLAQNKDGHYYITGDPTEGCLMTLSNKYKEPLNNIEILDKIPFDSKYKYMAYLVLENHQKRIYIKGAPDRILARTEMNDAIRSKWESSIDDVASMGKRLIAAGYKDVSDDYESLSHDDLNKGIIMLGLAGIIDPPRESSKHAVQECQKAGITVKMITGDHKATAMAIGKQLGIGDGKHAVLGQDLDQMNDEEIYEAATTHHVFARTSPENKLQLVRALQHHDQIVSMTGDGVNDAPALKRADIGVAMGIKGTEVSKDAARMILVNDNFDTIVDAVKEGRRVYDNLKKTILFILPTNGSQGLLIMAAILFGISIPLTPVQVLWVNMVMAVTISFALAFEPLENGAMLRPPRQKQKPLLGTYFLVRILLVSLLVAGAILTVNFYLETHQLAHSVVNTITLQSLVFALIFHLYNCRDLNQFAINRDFFKNKMAFLITAILIILEIVITYVPIFNRILKTAPLELHYWLIPIGIGLFVFIVVEIEKWFTRTILNIEA
- a CDS encoding metal ABC transporter substrate-binding protein yields the protein MNTKIFSKIIVFFALAAFLLSACAQDKTEGKIKIVTSNSIIYDMTKSIAGDHAVVTNIVPIGQDPHDYEVKPKDIKAITDADVVLFNGLNLETSSGWFQKALKQGGKKLGDDNVIAVSNGVKKIFLKAHHDDNAIDPHAWLSIDNGILYSKNIASALEKADKKHSKAYHHNMEQYTKRLTALSTQYKDKFNDIPKSKRHLITSEGAFKYFSRDYDLSHAYIWEINTEKQGTPEQMKQAINFVKNHDVKSLFVETSVDKRSMQSLSEMTKTPIYGEVYTDSIGQKGTDGDSYYKMMEHNIKTIHNGLK
- a CDS encoding PPK2 family polyphosphate kinase, which translates into the protein MDINKYKVHYDSSFSFKNYPSSENKKSKNDDIKNNIIPKLTDELHTLHLKLHAAEENGILVVLQALDAAGKDEVISYIFSNLSAQGLKTTSFGKPNETERKHDYLWRFHEGLPERGQIGILNRSYYEDVLAPRIHDLVEAKETPDSAEEKNIWHTRYRQINDYERYLTENGFIVIKFFFNMTYEEQRNRLIERMTNPEKNWEFSFNDVKERQYWDDYQAIFKEMLEETSTEHSPWYVLPADDEWHTRQIVTEVMIDTIKQLKPEFPTISDEDKADLDKALDMLKNEK
- a CDS encoding YibE/F family protein — protein: MAIVGRKNGIKAFLAIFINMFMLALAVLSVVLNVNVILVALCFSIIMALFNILIINKYNNVSISALISTFVTFIISLIFIYAVTKFGMIQGFPMEDGEEIATYSLRIGVSFFNVMLFVIMISVLGAIIDLSVSIASSMEYIYLNEPHLTRSELYRSGLNVAKDILSTTTNTLYFAYLGTGMTLMIWFKNVGYSFEQIINSKVFSQEILMIISGGVAVAIAIPVTCLTASYIIYHQLVKRSV
- a CDS encoding HAMP domain-containing sensor histidine kinase, which gives rise to MFKRLSTRFIIGTFHVILVSSLLSFIIANIYYHVTLKEQNDTRITNTLITQKKYIESHPEIKPEAFFMQLANLNFQVIAVKDGKKAFYGTPFRVKNLPDNGPLTETYHGIKERPFNVFITGFFDNETRNTVGMPMQVNGKTYDVYIRPDVGESMHEFRIFLAILFLCVIVFSVLFVFISSKYIVHPVVQLKEAARKIGNQSGYQTQVRRKDEIGVLAHEMNVMSAKILHHEEMNQRFVANVSHEIQSPITNLLGQIKQLRQTKDFSLLDDIEHQSQRLSGLTKQLLMLASLEKTGTTIEKEHFGGKTLIQEVIRNHMYALDQKEIFVTTKLKDIEILGHRDLCYQMISNLLSNAIKYSPEDTQIKFELGEETYKYIKISDEGYGMSDKTKELLFERFYKAEVHEDKVPSNGLGMAIVKEIADLHSFEIEVESELNKGTTIKIVLNEAQ
- a CDS encoding metal ABC transporter permease, encoding MSFIAEISNYPFLSRALITAAIVGIAAGVVGCLIILRGLSLMGDAMSHAVLPGVALSFLLHIPMFIGALFTGLLTSLFIGAITDRSKTKKDAAIGIAFTLFFSIGVVMISMMETTTNLYHILFGDILTVTKEAMYTTLFVSLAVLIIIIVSYRQLKLTTFDPVFSRMNGINPAFWHYTVMIMLALITVVSLQTIGIILVVAMLITPASSAYLISKSLHKMMLLSATFGLFSAVTGIYISYILNVPSGACIVIIATLIYLVIFTLNQTKKRFITKG